A section of the Primulina eburnea isolate SZY01 chromosome 1, ASM2296580v1, whole genome shotgun sequence genome encodes:
- the LOC140842825 gene encoding N-alpha-acetyltransferase MAK3-like, whose translation MEQTKADFDASEIEYVSYGGEHHLPLIMDLVDQELSEPYSIFTYRYFVYLWPQLSFLAFHKGKCVGTVVCKMGDHRHTFRGYIAMLVVINPYRGRGIATELVTRSIKVMMESGCEEVTLEAEVTNKGALALYGRLGFIRAKRLFRYYLNGVDAFRLKLMFPRMDSPNYHEPTNTTALTDHGMTPEEDSAH comes from the exons ATGGAGCAGACAAAAGCAGATTTTGATGCGTCGGAGATAGAGTATGTCAGCTATGGTGGAGAGCACCACCTGCCCCTCATAATGGACTTGGTTGATCAGGAGCTGAGTGAACCCTATTCCATCTTCACTTACAGATACTTTGTCTATCTCTGGCCACAACTGTCTTTCCTC GCATTCCACAAAGGCAAATGCGTGGGGACAGTAGTGTGCAAGATGGGAGATCATCGCCATACTTTCAGAGGATACATAGCCATGCTTGTGGTTATCAATCCTTACCGAGGCAGAGGAATTG CTACTGAACTTGTTACTAGATCAATTAAAGTGATGATGGAATCAGGTTGTGAAGAG GTGACATTAGAAGCAGAAGTTACAAATAAAGGAGCACTAGCGCTATATGGTCGTCTGGGATTTATTCGAGCGAAGAGGCTTTTCCGATATTACTTGAATGGGGTTGATGCTTTCAGGCTCAAGCTAATGTTTCCTCGCATGGACTCACCAAACTACCACGAGCCCACAAACACAACCGCCTTGACTGATCACGGAATGACACCTGAAGAAGATTCAGCTCACTAA